A genomic window from Bradyrhizobium lupini includes:
- a CDS encoding methyl-accepting chemotaxis protein — translation MSGRIASSSKRTIMPTLRFRAKIILGFAAVLVISAGSMAFSYFGFERVSSGVGSYRTSVTEADLARNIDRELLAYRSAVRYFVVTGKEDDAKTALDAETGLKSAIDQAVKSAKKPARQESLDKLAKEFSNFSATFAKVLQAKRDSALLVQNQLMRNANLLKYKLDDIGNNASDSEAQAIEFGTKQVNAQFQTASGAATNFVLTSDQAIATSALARLKFVENSLNAVYSMDDKIVAGLKDAKGLLGAYRESLEKLIANAKMIDELVTEMSGSAGAILQGATAMKADLVAEQQRLESESEATIGKTEQLVLMLAVGGTLLGAVLAFLLGTGISRPMIAMCKAMRELASGNFDVVLPGLGRKDEIGEMAGAVEEFKVQAVAKAERDAAANELQNREQAASRRSELICFADDFESAVGAIVSNVSASAVQLESAASTLTRTAETTQSLSSQVADVSEQASSNMQSVATATEELSASVEEIGRQVRDSSRIAEAAVVQAKETDNRIGKLSHAAQQIGEVVKLITAIAEQTNLLALNATIEAARAGEAGRGFAVVASEVKSLASQTAKATDEISSHITGMQGATAESVAAIKEIGATIGQISSISTSIASAVEQQGAATQEIARSVQTVAQGTQTAATDIGQVNRGAAETGSASEEVLHSAKTLSSESTRLRAELDRFMGNIRAA, via the coding sequence ATGTCCGGGCGTATCGCGTCGTCGTCGAAGCGCACAATAATGCCGACCCTCAGGTTCCGCGCCAAGATCATTCTGGGCTTTGCCGCGGTGCTGGTGATCTCCGCCGGCAGTATGGCCTTCTCCTATTTTGGCTTCGAGCGGGTCTCGTCCGGGGTCGGGTCCTACCGCACCAGTGTCACCGAGGCCGATCTCGCCCGTAACATCGACCGGGAGCTGCTCGCCTATCGCTCGGCCGTCAGATATTTCGTCGTCACCGGCAAGGAGGACGACGCCAAGACGGCGCTGGACGCGGAGACCGGCCTGAAGAGCGCCATCGACCAGGCGGTCAAGAGCGCCAAGAAGCCGGCGCGGCAGGAAAGTCTGGACAAGCTCGCCAAGGAGTTTTCCAACTTCTCCGCGACCTTCGCGAAAGTCCTCCAGGCCAAGCGTGACAGCGCGCTGCTGGTGCAGAACCAGCTCATGCGCAACGCCAACCTCCTGAAATACAAGCTCGACGACATCGGCAACAATGCCTCCGATTCCGAGGCGCAGGCGATCGAGTTCGGGACCAAGCAGGTCAATGCCCAATTCCAGACCGCGAGCGGGGCGGCGACCAATTTCGTGCTGACGTCCGACCAGGCGATCGCGACCAGCGCGCTGGCGCGGTTGAAATTCGTCGAGAACTCGCTCAACGCGGTCTATTCCATGGACGACAAGATCGTCGCCGGCCTGAAGGACGCCAAGGGATTGCTCGGTGCCTATCGGGAATCGCTGGAGAAACTGATCGCCAACGCCAAGATGATCGACGAGCTCGTCACCGAGATGAGCGGCTCGGCCGGCGCGATCCTTCAGGGTGCCACCGCCATGAAGGCGGACCTCGTTGCCGAGCAGCAGCGGTTGGAGTCCGAATCGGAAGCGACCATCGGGAAGACCGAGCAACTGGTGCTGATGCTGGCCGTCGGCGGTACGCTGCTCGGCGCGGTCCTCGCTTTCCTGCTCGGCACCGGCATTTCGCGTCCGATGATTGCGATGTGCAAGGCGATGCGCGAGCTCGCCTCGGGCAATTTCGACGTCGTGCTGCCGGGCCTCGGCCGCAAGGACGAGATCGGCGAGATGGCCGGCGCGGTCGAAGAATTCAAGGTGCAGGCCGTGGCCAAGGCCGAGCGCGATGCCGCCGCCAACGAACTTCAGAACAGGGAGCAGGCCGCAAGCCGCCGTTCCGAGCTGATTTGTTTCGCCGATGATTTCGAGAGCGCGGTTGGTGCCATCGTCTCCAACGTCTCGGCTTCCGCCGTGCAGCTGGAATCGGCGGCCTCGACGCTGACCCGCACCGCCGAGACCACCCAGAGCCTGTCGAGCCAGGTCGCCGACGTCTCCGAGCAGGCCTCCAGCAACATGCAGTCGGTGGCGACCGCGACCGAAGAGCTCTCGGCCTCGGTCGAGGAGATCGGCCGCCAGGTCCGCGATTCCAGCCGCATTGCCGAAGCTGCCGTGGTGCAGGCAAAGGAGACCGATAATCGCATCGGCAAGCTCTCGCATGCCGCCCAGCAGATCGGCGAAGTCGTCAAGCTCATCACGGCGATCGCCGAGCAGACCAATCTTCTGGCTCTGAACGCGACCATCGAGGCGGCACGCGCCGGCGAAGCCGGCCGCGGCTTTGCAGTGGTCGCCAGCGAAGTGAAGTCGCTGGCGAGCCAGACCGCGAAGGCCACCGACGAGATCTCCTCGCACATCACGGGCATGCAAGGCGCCACGGCCGAGTCGGTTGCGGCGATCAAGGAGATCGGCGCCACCATCGGCCAGATCTCGTCGATCTCGACCTCGATTGCGAGCGCGGTGGAGCAGCAGGGCGCGGCGACGCAGGAAATCGCGCGCAGCGTCCAGACCGTCGCGCAGGGCACTCAGACCGCCGCCACTGACATCGGCCAGGTCAATCGCGGCGCGGCCGAAACCGGCTCGGCCTCCGAAGAGGTGCTGCACTCGGCCAAGACGCTGTCGTCCGAGAGCACCCGCCTGCGCGCCGAGCTCGACCGCTTCATGGGGAATATCCGGGCGGCGTAG
- a CDS encoding xanthine dehydrogenase family protein molybdopterin-binding subunit, with protein sequence MGVEGIGASVVRKEDKRFITGKGRYVDDIKLQGMTHAHFIRSPHAHAKVKGIDPAEALKMPGVVAVLTGQQIVDDKVGNLICGWAITSKDGSPMKMGAWPAMAPETVRFVGQAVAVVIAETKNLARDAAEAVVVNYEELPAVADVHAAIKSGAPQLHPEAPGNQVYDWVIGDEGATDAAFAKAANVVKLDVTNNRLAPNAMEPRAAIADYDSAEEHFTLYTTSQNPHVARLVLSAFYNIAPEHKLRVIAPDVGGGFGSKIFIYPEEMVALWASKKVGRPVKWTGDRTEAFLTDAHGRDHVTHAEMAFDANNKITGLKVKTYANFGAYMSLFSSSVPTYLYATLLSGQYNIPAIHAEVVGVYTNTTPVDAYRGAGRPEASYLIERLMETAARQLKVDPAALRRTNFITHFPHQTPVIMAYDTGDFNASLDAAMKAIDYAGFAGRKAKAKADGKLRGIGVSCYIEACGIAPSKAVGSLGAGVGLWESAEVRVNPVGTIEVLTGSHSHGQGHETTFCQLVAERLGVPISQVSIVHGDTDKVQFGMGTYGSRSAAVGLTAILKAMEKMESKAKKIAAHALEASEGDIVIENGEFKVAGTDKAIAFPMVALAAYTAHNLPDGMEPGLKESAFYDPTNFTFPAGTYICELEVDPGTGKTSFVNFVAADDFGRLINPMIVEGQVHGGLVQGIGQALLEHAIYDANGQPVTASFMDYAMPRADDVPSFNLSHTTTLCPGNPLGIKGCGEAGAIGASAAVINAITDAIGKNNLEMPATPDRVWRTIHAA encoded by the coding sequence ATGGGCGTTGAAGGCATTGGCGCGAGCGTCGTGCGCAAGGAAGACAAGCGTTTCATTACCGGCAAGGGCCGCTACGTCGACGACATCAAATTGCAGGGCATGACCCATGCCCATTTCATCCGCAGCCCGCACGCGCATGCCAAGGTGAAGGGGATCGATCCCGCCGAGGCGCTGAAGATGCCGGGCGTGGTCGCTGTGCTGACCGGTCAGCAAATCGTCGACGACAAGGTCGGTAACCTGATCTGCGGCTGGGCCATCACCTCCAAGGACGGCAGCCCGATGAAGATGGGCGCATGGCCGGCAATGGCGCCGGAGACCGTGCGCTTCGTCGGTCAGGCCGTCGCAGTCGTGATCGCCGAGACCAAGAATCTCGCACGCGACGCGGCCGAAGCCGTGGTCGTGAACTATGAAGAGCTGCCCGCGGTCGCCGACGTCCACGCCGCGATCAAGTCCGGCGCGCCGCAGCTGCATCCCGAAGCTCCCGGCAACCAGGTTTATGACTGGGTGATCGGCGACGAGGGCGCCACCGATGCCGCCTTCGCCAAGGCCGCCAACGTGGTGAAGCTCGACGTCACCAACAACCGTCTCGCGCCGAACGCGATGGAGCCGCGCGCGGCAATTGCCGATTACGATTCGGCGGAAGAGCATTTCACGCTCTACACCACGTCGCAGAATCCGCACGTCGCCCGCCTCGTGCTGTCGGCGTTCTACAACATCGCACCCGAGCACAAGCTGCGCGTGATCGCACCCGACGTCGGCGGCGGCTTCGGCTCCAAGATCTTCATCTATCCCGAAGAGATGGTGGCGCTGTGGGCCTCGAAGAAGGTCGGCCGTCCCGTGAAATGGACCGGCGACCGCACCGAAGCCTTCCTCACCGATGCGCATGGCCGCGACCACGTCACCCACGCCGAGATGGCGTTCGACGCCAACAACAAGATCACCGGATTGAAGGTGAAGACCTACGCCAATTTCGGCGCCTACATGTCGCTGTTCTCGTCGTCGGTGCCGACCTATCTCTACGCGACGCTGCTGTCGGGCCAGTACAACATCCCGGCGATCCATGCCGAGGTGGTCGGGGTCTACACCAACACCACGCCGGTCGACGCCTATCGCGGCGCCGGCCGCCCCGAGGCGAGCTATCTGATCGAACGTCTGATGGAGACGGCGGCGCGGCAGTTGAAGGTCGATCCGGCCGCGCTGCGCCGGACCAACTTCATCACCCATTTCCCGCACCAGACGCCGGTGATCATGGCCTATGACACCGGCGATTTTAACGCCTCGCTCGACGCCGCGATGAAAGCGATCGACTATGCCGGCTTTGCCGGGCGCAAGGCCAAGGCGAAGGCCGACGGCAAGCTGCGCGGCATCGGCGTGTCCTGCTACATCGAGGCCTGCGGCATCGCGCCGTCGAAGGCCGTCGGCAGCCTGGGCGCCGGCGTCGGTCTTTGGGAGTCCGCCGAAGTCCGCGTCAACCCGGTCGGCACCATCGAGGTCCTGACGGGATCACACAGCCACGGCCAGGGTCACGAGACCACGTTCTGCCAGCTCGTAGCCGAACGCCTCGGCGTTCCCATCAGTCAGGTCTCGATCGTCCATGGCGACACCGACAAGGTGCAGTTCGGCATGGGCACCTATGGCTCGCGCTCGGCCGCCGTCGGCCTCACCGCGATCCTGAAGGCCATGGAGAAGATGGAATCCAAGGCCAAGAAGATCGCCGCGCATGCGCTGGAAGCCTCGGAAGGCGACATCGTCATCGAGAACGGCGAGTTCAAGGTCGCCGGCACCGACAAGGCGATCGCCTTCCCGATGGTCGCACTCGCGGCCTATACCGCGCACAATCTGCCCGACGGGATGGAGCCGGGCCTGAAGGAGAGCGCCTTCTACGACCCGACCAACTTCACCTTTCCGGCCGGCACATACATCTGCGAGCTCGAGGTCGATCCCGGTACGGGCAAGACCTCCTTCGTCAACTTCGTTGCGGCCGACGATTTCGGCCGTTTGATCAACCCGATGATCGTCGAGGGCCAGGTCCATGGCGGTCTTGTGCAAGGCATCGGACAAGCGTTGCTCGAGCACGCGATCTACGACGCCAACGGGCAGCCGGTCACGGCCTCGTTCATGGACTACGCCATGCCGCGCGCCGACGACGTTCCCTCGTTCAACCTCTCCCACACCACGACGCTGTGCCCGGGCAATCCGCTCGGCATCAAGGGTTGCGGTGAGGCCGGTGCGATCGGGGCGTCAGCGGCCGTGATCAATGCGATCACGGATGCGATCGGCAAGAACAATCTGGAAATGCCCGCAACCCCGGACAGGGTGTGGCGCACGATCCACGCGGCTTAA
- a CDS encoding methyl-accepting chemotaxis protein, with amino-acid sequence MPVKSKPTTSKLLTLRFRAKIILGFVAVLAILAVSMAFAYFGFERIQAAVASYRSSVAEADLARTVDRELIAYQGLARAYTLTGAADDETAAKAAEENLRAAIAKSAAATTGAARREQVGRLEADFKSFTKVFGEIITLTRENGKIATEELNSVGNKIRFKFDDLADTAALAGLNSVQGTAKDITSQYLAVSTSVSAFVAKPEPKTADGVTARIKFLETLLVSIYANDQKITDRVTEISNLLKQYRASFSKLTENVKVIVKLNGEMTKTAASILKLSGELRSELTADQQRIEVNANATIGETERLMLMMALGGLAVGAALALMLGNGISRPMIAMCKAMRELAAGNFDVVLPGLGRRDEIGEMAGAVEEFKVQAVAKAERDAAANELQNREQAASRRSELICFADDFESAVGAIVSNVSASAVQLESAASTLTRTAETTQSLSSQVADVSEQASSNMQSVATATEELSASVEEIGRQVRDSSRIAEAAVVQAKETDNRIGKLSHAAQQIGEVVKLITAIAEQTNLLALNATIEAARAGEAGRGFAVVASEVKSLASQTAKATDEISSHITGMQGATAESVAAIKEIGATIGQISSISTSIASAVEQQGAATQEIARSVQTVAQGTQTAATDIGQVNRGAAETGSASEEVLHSAKTLSSESTRLRAELDRFMGNIRAA; translated from the coding sequence ATGCCCGTCAAGTCGAAGCCGACCACATCGAAGCTGCTCACCTTGCGTTTTCGCGCAAAAATCATCCTCGGCTTCGTGGCGGTGCTCGCCATCCTCGCCGTCAGCATGGCTTTCGCGTATTTCGGCTTCGAGCGGATTCAGGCCGCCGTGGCCTCCTACCGCTCCAGCGTCGCCGAAGCGGACCTTGCGCGGACGGTCGATCGCGAGCTGATCGCTTACCAGGGCTTGGCGCGGGCCTACACGCTGACTGGCGCGGCGGATGATGAGACCGCGGCCAAAGCAGCCGAAGAGAATCTGAGGGCGGCGATCGCCAAGTCGGCGGCGGCCACCACGGGCGCAGCGCGCCGCGAGCAGGTCGGCAGGCTCGAGGCCGACTTCAAGAGCTTCACCAAGGTGTTCGGCGAGATCATCACGTTGACGCGCGAGAACGGCAAGATCGCGACCGAGGAGCTCAACAGCGTCGGCAACAAGATCCGGTTCAAGTTCGACGATCTTGCCGATACCGCGGCATTGGCGGGCCTGAACTCGGTTCAGGGTACGGCCAAGGATATCACATCGCAATATCTGGCGGTCTCCACCTCGGTCAGCGCCTTCGTCGCCAAGCCGGAGCCGAAGACCGCCGACGGCGTGACCGCCCGCATCAAATTCCTGGAGACCCTGCTGGTCTCGATCTATGCCAACGACCAGAAGATCACCGACCGCGTCACCGAGATCAGCAATCTCCTCAAACAGTACCGCGCCTCTTTTTCAAAGCTCACCGAGAACGTGAAGGTCATCGTCAAGCTGAACGGCGAGATGACCAAGACAGCCGCGTCCATTCTCAAGCTCTCGGGTGAGCTGCGATCGGAGCTGACGGCGGATCAGCAGCGCATCGAGGTCAACGCCAATGCCACCATCGGCGAGACCGAGCGGCTGATGCTGATGATGGCGCTGGGCGGCCTTGCCGTCGGCGCTGCGCTCGCCCTGATGCTGGGCAATGGCATTTCGCGTCCGATGATCGCGATGTGCAAGGCGATGCGCGAGCTTGCCGCGGGCAATTTCGACGTCGTGCTGCCGGGCCTCGGCCGCAGGGACGAGATCGGCGAGATGGCCGGCGCGGTCGAAGAATTCAAGGTGCAGGCCGTGGCCAAGGCCGAGCGCGACGCCGCCGCCAACGAACTTCAGAACAGGGAGCAGGCCGCAAGCCGTCGTTCCGAGCTGATCTGTTTCGCCGACGATTTCGAGAGCGCGGTCGGTGCCATCGTCTCCAACGTCTCGGCTTCCGCCGTGCAGCTGGAATCGGCGGCCTCGACGCTGACCCGCACCGCCGAGACCACCCAGAGCCTGTCGAGCCAGGTCGCCGACGTCTCCGAGCAGGCCTCCAGCAACATGCAGTCGGTCGCGACCGCGACCGAAGAGCTCTCGGCCTCGGTCGAGGAGATCGGCCGCCAGGTCCGTGATTCCAGTCGCATTGCCGAAGCTGCCGTGGTGCAGGCAAAGGAGACCGATAATCGCATCGGCAAGCTCTCGCATGCCGCCCAGCAGATCGGCGAAGTCGTCAAGCTCATCACGGCGATCGCCGAGCAGACCAATCTTCTGGCGCTGAACGCGACGATCGAGGCGGCACGCGCCGGCGAAGCCGGCCGCGGCTTTGCAGTGGTCGCCAGCGAAGTGAAGTCGCTCGCGAGCCAGACCGCGAAGGCCACCGACGAGATCTCCTCGCACATCACGGGCATGCAAGGCGCCACGGCCGAGTCGGTTGCGGCGATCAAGGAGATCGGCGCCACCATCGGCCAGATCTCGTCGATCTCGACCTCGATTGCGAGCGCGGTGGAGCAGCAAGGTGCGGCGACGCAGGAAATCGCGCGCAGCGTCCAGACCGTCGCACAGGGTACTCAGACCGCCGCCACCGATATCGGCCAGGTCAACCGCGGCGCCGCCGAAACCGGCTCGGCCTCGGAAGAGGTGCTGCATTCGGCCAAGACGCTGTCGTCCGAAAGCACCCGCCTGCGCGCCGAGCTCGACCGCTTCATGGGGAATATCCGGGCGGCGTAG
- a CDS encoding CaiB/BaiF CoA-transferase family protein gives MLDQSAQNSSVRTSGPLSGFRIVEFAGIGPGPFACMMLADMGAEIVTLDRVGARKNMKSVAGRGRKVVELDLKDQAAIAEVLDLLANADALVEGFRPGVMERLGLGPDVVLARNPKLVYGRMTGWGQQGPLANAAGHDINYISITGALAAIGTKEAPVPPLNLVGDFGGGALYLVVGVLAALLEASRSGKGQVVDAAMCDGAASLMSFFFDMTTLGRWTEGRNENFLDGGAHFYGVYECACGHFVSIGSIEPQFYALLREHAGLTDPDFDAQMDRKAWPALKEKLKTVFKSKTREDWCKIMEGTDICFAPVLTMSEATEHPHMVARNVFVERHGVKQPAPAPRFSRTPSAVREPEVAEIGAVTKAWKAER, from the coding sequence GTGCTCGATCAATCAGCCCAAAACTCCTCCGTCCGCACCTCCGGCCCGCTGTCGGGCTTCCGCATCGTTGAATTCGCCGGCATTGGACCGGGCCCGTTTGCCTGCATGATGCTGGCCGACATGGGCGCCGAAATCGTCACGCTCGATCGGGTCGGCGCCAGGAAGAACATGAAGTCGGTCGCAGGCCGCGGCCGCAAGGTGGTCGAGCTCGACCTCAAGGACCAGGCGGCGATCGCGGAGGTACTCGATCTGCTTGCGAATGCCGACGCGCTGGTCGAGGGTTTCCGTCCCGGCGTGATGGAGCGGCTCGGTCTCGGGCCTGACGTGGTGCTCGCGCGCAATCCAAAGCTGGTCTACGGCCGCATGACCGGCTGGGGCCAGCAAGGCCCGCTCGCCAATGCCGCCGGCCACGACATCAACTACATCTCCATCACCGGCGCGCTCGCCGCGATCGGCACGAAGGAAGCGCCGGTGCCGCCGCTCAACCTCGTCGGCGATTTCGGCGGCGGCGCGCTCTATCTCGTGGTCGGCGTGCTCGCGGCGCTGCTGGAGGCCTCGCGGTCAGGCAAGGGCCAGGTCGTCGATGCCGCGATGTGCGACGGCGCGGCATCGCTGATGTCGTTCTTCTTCGACATGACCACGCTCGGCCGCTGGACCGAAGGCCGCAACGAGAACTTTCTCGACGGCGGCGCACATTTCTACGGCGTCTACGAATGCGCCTGCGGCCATTTCGTCTCGATCGGCTCGATCGAGCCGCAATTCTACGCGCTGCTGCGCGAGCACGCCGGCCTGACCGACCCCGATTTCGATGCGCAGATGGACCGCAAGGCTTGGCCCGCGCTGAAGGAAAAACTGAAGACGGTGTTCAAGAGCAAGACGCGCGAGGACTGGTGCAAGATTATGGAAGGCACCGACATCTGCTTCGCGCCGGTGCTGACCATGTCGGAAGCGACCGAGCATCCGCACATGGTCGCCCGCAACGTCTTCGTCGAGCGCCACGGCGTGAAGCAGCCGGCGCCGGCGCCGCGCTTTTCGCGGACTCCATCGGCGGTGCGCGAGCCGGAAGTGGCGGAGATCGGCGCGGTGACCAAAGCCTGGAAGGCGGAGCGTTAA
- the otsB gene encoding trehalose-phosphatase, with protein sequence MKSELAELDLKRTMVDDEAPDAVPVPHALVPHLNETAILLDIDGTLLDLMPTPREVWVPPGLSETLNRLTERTSGALAMVSGRSLNDIDLIFAPDVFRAVAGHGAEMRLSIDNEADAVSAPPLDKELKRRLAAVAKLSPGILLEDKGYSLALHYRLAPHAEKAIYEAVSLIRADLPNAPIEVLPGKFVCEIKHSGFTKATGVRELMKHEPFRGRRPIFIGDDVTDETVFAIMPDMNGLSFSVGRRAMGVNGHFDAPNDVRTFLARLLDDSRLE encoded by the coding sequence ATGAAATCGGAACTGGCTGAATTGGATCTAAAGCGCACCATGGTCGACGATGAAGCGCCCGATGCGGTGCCGGTGCCCCACGCACTCGTGCCGCATCTCAATGAAACAGCGATCCTGCTCGACATCGACGGGACACTGCTCGACCTGATGCCGACGCCGCGTGAGGTGTGGGTGCCGCCAGGCCTGTCGGAAACGCTGAACCGGCTGACGGAGCGCACGTCGGGCGCGCTGGCGATGGTCAGCGGGCGTTCGCTCAACGACATCGACCTGATCTTCGCGCCCGATGTCTTTCGCGCCGTCGCCGGCCACGGCGCCGAGATGCGGCTTTCCATTGACAACGAAGCCGATGCCGTCAGCGCGCCGCCGCTGGATAAGGAGCTGAAGCGGCGGCTCGCGGCGGTGGCCAAGCTCAGTCCCGGCATTCTGCTCGAAGACAAGGGCTATTCGCTGGCGCTGCACTACCGCCTTGCGCCGCATGCGGAGAAAGCGATCTACGAAGCCGTTTCGCTGATCCGCGCCGACCTGCCCAATGCGCCGATCGAGGTGCTGCCCGGAAAGTTCGTTTGCGAGATCAAGCATTCCGGTTTTACCAAGGCGACCGGCGTGCGCGAGTTGATGAAGCACGAGCCTTTTAGGGGACGCCGCCCGATCTTCATCGGCGACGATGTTACCGATGAGACCGTGTTCGCGATCATGCCCGACATGAACGGGCTCTCTTTTTCGGTTGGTCGCCGCGCCATGGGGGTCAACGGGCACTTCGACGCCCCGAACGATGTGCGCACGTTCCTTGCGCGGCTGCTCGACGACTCAAGGTTGGAATAA
- a CDS encoding (2Fe-2S)-binding protein, whose translation MSTVKLTVNGKAVAVDVEDRTLLVQLLRDHLNLTGTHVGCDTSQCGACVVHMDGKAIKSCTMLAGQADGARITTIEGIAKGDELHPMQAAFRDNHGLQCGYCTPGMIMSAIDIVHRYGGQLDEATVRHELEGNICRCTGYHNIVKAVLDAAGRMKVSQAAE comes from the coding sequence GTGTCTACAGTCAAACTGACGGTGAACGGCAAGGCCGTTGCTGTCGACGTCGAGGACCGCACGCTGCTGGTTCAGCTGCTGCGCGACCACCTCAACCTCACCGGAACCCATGTCGGCTGCGACACCAGCCAGTGCGGCGCCTGCGTCGTCCATATGGACGGCAAGGCGATCAAATCCTGCACCATGCTGGCAGGACAGGCCGACGGCGCCAGAATCACCACGATCGAAGGCATCGCCAAGGGCGACGAGCTGCACCCGATGCAGGCGGCCTTCCGCGACAATCACGGCCTGCAGTGCGGCTATTGCACGCCGGGCATGATCATGTCGGCGATCGACATCGTGCACCGCTATGGTGGCCAGCTCGACGAGGCCACCGTCCGCCACGAGCTCGAAGGCAATATCTGCCGCTGCACTGGGTACCACAACATCGTCAAAGCCGTGCTGGATGCGGCAGGCCGCATGAAGGTCTCGCAGGCGGCCGAGTAA
- a CDS encoding xanthine dehydrogenase family protein subunit M, translating into MYQTVYHRASSVDEAVSLFSKSSEAKFLAGGQTLLPVMKQRLASPSDVIDLGKIKELQGVELSGDVLTIKAGTTYFDIMQNADVKKAIPAIAYLTSVLGDPAVRYRGTIGGSIANNDPAADFPAALLALGATVKTNRRSITADDFFQGMFTTALEDGELITAVSFPVPAKAGYEKMRHPASRFALTGVFVAQTKSGEVRVAATGASQSGVMRVPAIETALKANWSPSAIDGVSISASNLLADIHGTAEYRANLIKVMAQRAVAAAR; encoded by the coding sequence ATGTACCAGACCGTTTATCATCGCGCGTCCTCGGTTGACGAAGCCGTCAGCCTGTTCTCCAAGAGCAGCGAAGCCAAGTTCCTCGCCGGCGGCCAGACGCTGCTGCCGGTGATGAAGCAACGCCTCGCCAGTCCGTCCGACGTCATCGACCTCGGCAAGATCAAGGAGCTGCAGGGCGTCGAGCTCTCGGGCGACGTGCTGACCATCAAGGCCGGCACGACCTATTTCGACATCATGCAGAATGCCGACGTGAAGAAGGCGATTCCCGCAATTGCCTATCTCACTTCGGTGCTCGGCGACCCCGCCGTGCGCTATCGCGGCACGATCGGCGGCTCGATCGCCAACAACGATCCCGCCGCGGATTTTCCCGCCGCACTGCTCGCGCTCGGCGCCACCGTGAAGACCAACAGGCGGTCGATTACGGCGGATGACTTTTTCCAGGGCATGTTCACGACCGCGCTGGAGGACGGCGAGCTCATCACCGCCGTGTCGTTCCCGGTTCCGGCGAAGGCTGGCTACGAAAAGATGCGCCATCCTGCGTCTCGCTTTGCGCTGACCGGCGTGTTCGTCGCGCAGACGAAGTCGGGCGAGGTTCGGGTGGCCGCCACCGGCGCCTCGCAAAGCGGCGTGATGCGGGTCCCGGCCATCGAAACGGCGCTGAAGGCGAACTGGTCACCGTCGGCGATCGACGGCGTGAGCATTTCGGCGAGCAATCTGCTGGCCGACATCCACGGCACGGCGGAGTACCGCGCCAACCTGATCAAGGTGATGGCGCAGCGCGCGGTGGCTGCCGCTCGCTGA